A segment of the Bacillus sp. es.034 genome:
GAAACGACAAAAAGAAGAAGGTGCCCCTCGAAAAATCGTGGGTATCGAAATGATCGACCGCGGTATTCCCCGTCATGGCTACAAAGTATTTTCAGGTGAAGAAGAAATAGGGGAAGTCACAACAGGTACGCAATCACCTACATTAAAGAAAAATATAGGATTGGCATTGCTTAATAAAGAATTCACTCCACTGGATACAGAAGTACTGGTTGAAATCCGAGGGAAAAAGCTTAAAGCGAAAGTGGCATCAACACCTTTTTATAAAAGACCAAAGAAATAGGGGAGGAATGACGGTCATGAAGCATCGTTATTTACCGATGACAGAGCAGGATCAAAGGGAAATGTTAGAACAAATAGGAGTAGACAGCGTTAATGATCTATTTGAAGATATTCCTGAACAGGTTCGTTTCAAAGGGGATTACAAGATCAAAGAAGCGAAGTCGGAAACGGAATTGGTTAAGGAACTGACTAAAATGGCAGCGAAGAATGCTGACCTGAAAAGTCATACATCGTTTCTCGGGGCAGGGGTCTATGATCATTACATGCCGATCATCGTCGATCACGTTTTATCGCGATCAGAGTTTTATACAGCGTATACGCCGTACCAGCCTGAAATCTCCCAGGGGGAGCTTCAAGCCATTTTTGAATTCCAGACGATGATTTGTGAGCTGACAGGTATGGATGTAGCCAACTCCTCTATGTATGATGGGGGAACGGCTCTTGCTGAAGCCGCAATGCTGAGTGCTGGCCAGACCCGCCGGAAGAAGGTCCTTGTATCAAGCACAGTCCATCCCGAATCACGTGATGTTTTGCGCTCATATGCAAAAGGTCAGTATATCGAAGTGGTGGAAATTCCCCATACGGATGGTGTAACCGATGTAGAAGAACTTAAGAAATTAATGAGTGATGAGATTGCAGCGGTCATCGTTCAGTATCCTAACTTCTTCGGGCGAGTGGAAGAGCTGAAAGCGATCGAAGAAGTGGCACATGGGGAAAAAGCGATGTTCGTCGTATCCTCAAATCCCCTTGCACTCGGGGCACTTACACCTCCGGGGAAATTAGGGGCGGACATTGTCATTGGGGATGCACAGCCATTCGGTATCCCGAGCGCCTTCGGTGGACCTCACTGCGGATACTTCGCCGTGAATAAGAAGCTTATGAGGAAGGTACCTGGACGCCTGGTCGGTCAAACCGTCGATGAAGACGGCATCCGCGGTTTCGTTTTGACTCTCCAGGCCCGTGAACAACATATCCGTCGCGACAAAGCGACATCGAATATCTGTTCCAATCAGGCATTGAATGCACTCGCTGCATCCGTCGCGATGACGGCACTCGGAAAACAGGGCGTCAAAGAAATGGCCATTCAAAATATCCAAAAAGCTCATTACGCCAAGGAAGCCTTGAAAGCGAAAGGATTCTCCATCGCATTTGAAGGACCATCATTCAATGAATTTGTCATAAAGGTAAATAGACCGGTCAAAGAAATCAATCAAAAGCTACTCGAAAAAGACATGATTGGTGGATATGACCTTGGGCTTATAGATGACAGCTTGACACAGCATATGCTTGTTGCTGTCACAGAACTTCGCAGCAAAGACGAAATCGACGCATTCGCAGCAGAATTGGGGGATTGTCATGAATAAGCAAGATCAACCTCTTATTTTTGAACTATCAAAAGAAGGCCGAATTGGTTACAGCTTACCTGAAATGGATGTACCTCAGGTGGATTTATCCGACCTCATTCCATCAGATTACATCCGCGCAGAAGCACCGGAACTCCCGGAGGTCTCGGAACTTGATATCATGCGCCATTATACGGCCTTATCCAAACGTAATCACGGGGTGGACTCCGGTTTCTATCCACTTGGGTCCTGTACGATGAAATACAATCCGAAAGTGAACGAAAACGTTGCACGTTTGAACGGATTCGCCCATATCAACCCGCTGCAGGAATCAGAAAGTGTTCAAGGTGCACTTGAACTGATGTATGACCTGCAGGAGCATTTGAAAGAAATCACCGGTATGGATGAAGTCACCCTTCAACCTGCTGCAGGGGCCCATGGCGAATGGACCGGGCTTATGATGATCCGTGCTTATCATGAAGCAAATGGTGATACACACCGTACGAAGGTCATCGTACCCGATTCCGCTCATGGAACAAACCCAGCCAGTGCAACGGTTGCCGGCTTTGAAACGGTAACAGTGAAGTCGAACGATAATGGGCTCGTCGATTTAGACGATCTTAAGCGCGTAGTCGGGGATGACACGGCTGCCCTGATGTTGACAAACCCTAACACCCTTGGATTATTCGAAGAGAACATCATGGAAATGGCTTCCATCATTCATGAAGCTGGTGGAAAACTGTATTATGATGGTGCCAATCTAAATGCCGTACTTTCAAAAGCGAGACCGGGGGATATGGGATTTGACGTTGTCCATTTAAATCTCCATAAGACATTCACTGGTCCTCACGGAGGCGGCGGTCCGGGAAGCGGTCCTGTCGGTGTGAAGGAAGACTTGATTAAATACCTTCCTAAGCCGGTACTTGTGAAAAATGGCGATACATTCGAATTCGATTACAACAGACCTGAATCCATCGGACGGGTAAAACCTTACTACGGAAACTTTGGAATCAATGTCCGTGCCTATACGTATATCAGGACGATGGGGCCGGACGGACTGAGAGCCGTCACGGAAAACGCGGTCCTGAATGCCAATTACATGATGCGTCGACTGGCACCTCACTTTGATCTGCCTTACGACCGTCATTGTAAGCATGAGTTTGTCATCAGTGGGAAACGTCAGAAGAAACTCGGCGTCCGTACATTGGATATTGCGAAGCGACTACTGGACTTCGGATATCATCCACCGACCATCTACTTCCCATTAAACGTGGAAGAGTGCATGATGATCGAACCGACGGAAACGGAATCAAAAGAAACCCTTGATTCCTTCATTGATGCCATGATCCAAATTGCCAAAGAAGCAGAAGAAACACCGGAAATCGTCCAGGAAGCCCCTCACACAACCATCGTGAAGCGCATGGATGAAACACTCGCAGCAAGAAAACCGGTCCTTCGTTATACAAAAGAGAGCTAAACATTACCATCTACATCGAAAGCCCTGCAGGTAAATCTCTGCAGGGCTTTTATGTGAGGGACGGACCTTCGATATATAGTGTTTGTAATGGATAATCCGGCCGATTTGAGTGGAAATCCAGCCGGAATGAACAGGAAACCAGCCGTTTTGGTCAATAATGCTGCCGGTTAATCTGAAAATCCAGCCCTTTTCAGGAGAAAACCAGCCTGATACCATTTAATTCCATCATCAGCACTAGAACAGTATCACCTATGAAATGGTTCATGCACGAACAACCCATCCCACTCAATCAAAAAAGATCGCCCCTGGGCGATCTCTTTCCATTACTTTTTATGTTTCACTTTCCCTGTCCACTTTTTGAATCCACCCTGTAACTGGTGAAGATTGCGGTATCCTTTTTTGTGCAGCATTTGAGCTGCTCTTCCGCTGCGGAGTCCGCTTTGGCAATAAAGGTATACAGGTTGATCTGAGCGGATTTCCTTTTGTCTCATTTTGATCTGTGACAAAGGAATATTCCGTGCACCGAGGACGTGACCGTTTTCAAATTCATTCGCTTCACGAACATCTATCAATTGAGCTTTGCGATATCCTGCTCGAAATTCTTCCTCATTCAGTGTATTCACGATTCTCTTTTGATAGAAGAACGTAAAGAGTGAATAGATGATGATTCCACCAAGTACGACTAAAAGAATATATAATCCTTCCATCATTCATGCTCCTTTCTACAATTGCGCTACCTTCTATTATATTCATGAAGTGCGTAAGAATCAAAACAAATTTATTATTTTAAAGCAAAGACTTTCCAATCTGTTTTTCTTTGTTTTTTCGATTGGATTTGATAGACTAGTAACGGACTTGAATGAAGATGAATTTTACATAACACCATTAAATAGAAGACATAAATGAGGTATGCTGCATGAAAAAGGAAACGTGGAGATTCATTGACTCCGGGAATTGTTCTCCCTCTTATAATATGGCTCTTGATGAGGCATTGCTTGATTGGCACAGTGAGGGGAAGATCCCTCCTACGATCCGGTTTTACGGATGGGATCCAGCGACGCTTTCCATCGGTTATTTTCAAAAAGTGGAAAAGGAAATCAATCTTGACGCCGTCAAAGGACATGGACTTGGTTTTGTGAGACGGCCGACGGGAGGCAGGGGGGTTCTT
Coding sequences within it:
- the gcvPA gene encoding aminomethyl-transferring glycine dehydrogenase subunit GcvPA, whose protein sequence is MKHRYLPMTEQDQREMLEQIGVDSVNDLFEDIPEQVRFKGDYKIKEAKSETELVKELTKMAAKNADLKSHTSFLGAGVYDHYMPIIVDHVLSRSEFYTAYTPYQPEISQGELQAIFEFQTMICELTGMDVANSSMYDGGTALAEAAMLSAGQTRRKKVLVSSTVHPESRDVLRSYAKGQYIEVVEIPHTDGVTDVEELKKLMSDEIAAVIVQYPNFFGRVEELKAIEEVAHGEKAMFVVSSNPLALGALTPPGKLGADIVIGDAQPFGIPSAFGGPHCGYFAVNKKLMRKVPGRLVGQTVDEDGIRGFVLTLQAREQHIRRDKATSNICSNQALNALAASVAMTALGKQGVKEMAIQNIQKAHYAKEALKAKGFSIAFEGPSFNEFVIKVNRPVKEINQKLLEKDMIGGYDLGLIDDSLTQHMLVAVTELRSKDEIDAFAAELGDCHE
- the gcvPB gene encoding aminomethyl-transferring glycine dehydrogenase subunit GcvPB; translation: MNKQDQPLIFELSKEGRIGYSLPEMDVPQVDLSDLIPSDYIRAEAPELPEVSELDIMRHYTALSKRNHGVDSGFYPLGSCTMKYNPKVNENVARLNGFAHINPLQESESVQGALELMYDLQEHLKEITGMDEVTLQPAAGAHGEWTGLMMIRAYHEANGDTHRTKVIVPDSAHGTNPASATVAGFETVTVKSNDNGLVDLDDLKRVVGDDTAALMLTNPNTLGLFEENIMEMASIIHEAGGKLYYDGANLNAVLSKARPGDMGFDVVHLNLHKTFTGPHGGGGPGSGPVGVKEDLIKYLPKPVLVKNGDTFEFDYNRPESIGRVKPYYGNFGINVRAYTYIRTMGPDGLRAVTENAVLNANYMMRRLAPHFDLPYDRHCKHEFVISGKRQKKLGVRTLDIAKRLLDFGYHPPTIYFPLNVEECMMIEPTETESKETLDSFIDAMIQIAKEAEETPEIVQEAPHTTIVKRMDETLAARKPVLRYTKES
- a CDS encoding rhodanese-like domain-containing protein — encoded protein: MEGLYILLVVLGGIIIYSLFTFFYQKRIVNTLNEEEFRAGYRKAQLIDVREANEFENGHVLGARNIPLSQIKMRQKEIRSDQPVYLYCQSGLRSGRAAQMLHKKGYRNLHQLQGGFKKWTGKVKHKK